The Cellulophaga lytica DSM 7489 nucleotide sequence CAACAGGCTTTGCATGTAATAAGTTAAATTCTTTATATATTAAAGGACTTCAACGTTTACTGCATTAGGTCCTTTTTTTCCTTCTTCAACGTCATAACTAACTTTGTCTCCTTCAGCTATTTCGTGTGTTAATCCACTAATGTGAACAAAAACGTCTTTACCACCATCATCTGGAGTGATAAAACCGAAACCTTTAGAGTCGTTAAAAAATTTTACTGTACCGTTACTCATAATTTTATTTTTAATTTAAAGTGCAAAGATAGTATAATATCAATACAAAGCGTTTTTTATTTTTTTTTCTAAACTCTAGGTAAATCTCCTTCTCCTTTTAGTGGTAAAGTAGAGCTTCCTGTTAAGTAAACATCTACGTGATGCGCTGCCTGTCTGCCTTCAGAGATGGCCCATACAATTAATGACTGACCTCTTCTTTGGTCTCCTGCAACAAAAACACCGGGTACATTGGTCATATAGTTTTTTGCAGATGCTTTAATATTTGTTCTAGAGTCGGCTTCTAAGCCTAATTGCTGAGCTACAGTCATTTCTGACCCTGTAAAACCCATTGCAAGTAATACTAACTCACATTTCCATTCTTTTTCTGTTCCAGGAACTTCTTTTAATGTAGGTCTTTGTCCAGGTGTTTTTATCCACTCTACTTCTGCGGTTATAAGCCCTTTTAAGTTTCCTTTTTCATCTCCAATAAATTCTTTGGTAGATATGCTAAAAAAGCGTTCTGCCCCTTCCTTATGAGAAGAACTTGTGCGCAAACGCATTGGCCAAAACGGCCAAGGTTGGTCTGCTGGTCTTTCTGGAGTTGCTTTACTCATAATTTCAAAATTAGATACAGAGTTTGCTCCGTGGCGTATAGATGTTCCTATACAGTCAGACCCAGTATCACCACCACCAATAACAATAACATCTTTGTTGGTAGCCTTTATTTCTTCTCCTAGATCTGTAATACCATCTACACGTTTGTTGTTTTGCTTTAAAAAGTCCATTGCTTGTACAACCCCTTTTAAATCTGCTCCTTTAATAGGTAAATTTCTGCGTACTGTTGCCCCACCAGAAAGTACTACGGCGTCAAAATCTTCTTTTAGTGTGTTAGCATCTATATCTACTCCTATATGTGTGTTAGTCTTAAAAATTATTCCTTCCTCTTTAAGAACTTCTAATCTTCGGTCTATTACGTTTTTTTCCATTTTAAAATCTGGAATACCATAACGTAATAATCCTCCAACTTTTGCATCACGCTCAAAAACAGTAACTAGATGTCCGGCTCTGTTTAATTGTTGTGCAGTAGCTAAACCAGCTGGCCCAGAACCTATAACAGCAACTGTTTTACCAGTTCTTGTTTTAGGAGGTTGTGCTGTTATCCATCCTTTAGAAAATGCAGTTTCTACAATGTTTTTCTCTATATTTTCTATAGATACAGGATCTTCATTAATGCCTAGTACACAGGCTTCTTCGCAAGGAGCAGGGCATAATCTGCCTGTAAATTCAGGAAAATTGTTAGTAGAATGTAGTATGGTTGCTGCTTTTTCCCATTTGCCTTTGTATACAGCATCATTAAAATCTGGAATTAAATTTCCTAAAGGGCATCCGCTATGGCAAAACGGAACTCCGCAATCCATACAACGTGCACCTTGATTTTTTAATTCAGTTTCTTTTAGTGGTTGTGTAAACTCTTTATAATTTTTTATGCGCTCTTCTACAGGAGCATAGTCTTCTATTTTTCTTTCGAACTCTAAAAATCCAGTTATTTTTCCCATAGTGCTTTATATTATGCTAGCTTTTTGTTCTTCTTCTAATCTTTTTAGTGCTTGTCTGTATTCTTCAGGGAATACTTTTACAAACATTGGTAGGCTGTTTTCCCAGTTTTCTAATAGACGTTGTGCTAAAGGACTCATAGTGTAGTTGTAATGACTCTCTATAAGGTCTTTTAACTCTGCAATGTCATTAGCTTCTTCTACAGGTAGTAAATTAAGAGACTCTTTGTTGCAGTTTTTTTCAAATGTTTTATTCGGGTCTAAAACATAGGCAATACCACCACTCATACCTGCTCCAAAATTACGGCCTACTTCACCTAAAATTACAGCAACACCGCCAGTCATATATTCACAACCGTGATCTCCAATTCCTTCTACCACGGTTTTTGCTCCTGAGTTACGTACACAAAAACGCTCACCTGCTTTACCATTAATATATGCTCTACCAGCTGTAGCACCGTATAAGGTAACATTACCAGTTATAACATTTTCTTCTGGTATAATAGTGGCGCCTTCTGGAACTTTTATTACTAGTTTACCTCCAGAAAGACCTTTTCCTAAATAGTCATTTGTATTACCATTAACAGTCATAGTCAAACCTCTGGTTGCAAAGGCTCCAAAACTTTGTCCGGCAGAGCCAGTAAAATTTAAACGTAGCGTGTTTATAGGTAAGCCTTTTGCACCATAGGTTTTAGAAATTTCATTACTTATTATAGCGCCAACTGCTCTGTCTGTATTTTTAATAGGGAAATCTAAGGTTAGTTTCTCTTTTCTAAATAAAGATGGATGCGCTTTTTCTATGATTTTAAACTCAATAGATTTGTAAATGTCGTGCTCTTGTTTTTGAGTATTGTATAGTTTGGTTTCTTTAGGAACACTTACTTGGTGTAAAATTGGAGTAAGATCTATTCCTTCTGCTTTATAATGTTCTATAGCTTTCTTTCTATCTAATTTTTGAACTTGACCAACCATTTCGTTAACTGTTCTAAACCCTAATTGCGCCATTATTTCTCTTAATTCTTGAGCAATAAAGTACATGTAGTTAACTACGTGTTCTGGTTTTCCTTTAAACTTTTTACGCAACTCTGGGTTTTGAGTAGCAATACCAACAGGGCAAGTGTTTAGGTGACAAACACGCATCATGATACAACCAGAAGCTACTAATGGTGCAGTTGCAAAACCAAATTCTTCTGCTCCAAGTAAACAAGCTATGGCAACATCACGACCTGTTTTTAATTGTCCGTCACATTCTACAACAACCCTGTTTCTAAGATCATTCATAACTAAGGTTTGCTGTGCTTCTGCAATACCAAGTTCCCAAGGTAAACCAGCGTGTTTTAATGAGGTAAGCGGAGATGCTCCTGTACCACCGTCGTGGCCAGAAACTAATATAACATCTGCTTTAGCCTTAGCAACACCTGCGGCTACAGTGCCTACACCAACTTCTGATACTAATTTTACATTTATTCTTGCCTCTCTATTGGCAGATTTTAAATCGTATATTAATTGAGATAAATCTTCAATTGAGTAAATATCATGATGTGGAGGAGGGGAAATAAGTCCTACATATGGAGTAGAATTTCTTGTTTTTGCAATAGACGGATTTACTTTTGGCCCAGGCAATTGTCCGCCTTCTCCAGGTTTGGCTCCTTGAGCCATTTTTATTTGTATTTCTTTTGCGCTTGATAAGTAGTTAGATGTAACACCAAACCTACCTGAAGCTACTTGCTTAATGGCACTGTTTTTCCAATCTCCAGTTTCATTTTTGTAAAATCGTTCTGCATCTTCACCACCTTCTCCTGAGTTGCTTTTACCACCTATACGGTTCATAGCAATAGCTAAATTTTCATGAGCTTCTTTGCTTATAGATCCGTAAGACATTGCACCCGTTTTAAATCGTTTTACAATATCTGTCCATGGCTCTACTTCTTCAATAGGAATTGGATCG carries:
- a CDS encoding cold-shock protein, with the translated sequence MSNGTVKFFNDSKGFGFITPDDGGKDVFVHISGLTHEIAEGDKVSYDVEEGKKGPNAVNVEVL
- a CDS encoding glutamate synthase subunit beta, with translation MGKITGFLEFERKIEDYAPVEERIKNYKEFTQPLKETELKNQGARCMDCGVPFCHSGCPLGNLIPDFNDAVYKGKWEKAATILHSTNNFPEFTGRLCPAPCEEACVLGINEDPVSIENIEKNIVETAFSKGWITAQPPKTRTGKTVAVIGSGPAGLATAQQLNRAGHLVTVFERDAKVGGLLRYGIPDFKMEKNVIDRRLEVLKEEGIIFKTNTHIGVDIDANTLKEDFDAVVLSGGATVRRNLPIKGADLKGVVQAMDFLKQNNKRVDGITDLGEEIKATNKDVIVIGGGDTGSDCIGTSIRHGANSVSNFEIMSKATPERPADQPWPFWPMRLRTSSSHKEGAERFFSISTKEFIGDEKGNLKGLITAEVEWIKTPGQRPTLKEVPGTEKEWKCELVLLAMGFTGSEMTVAQQLGLEADSRTNIKASAKNYMTNVPGVFVAGDQRRGQSLIVWAISEGRQAAHHVDVYLTGSSTLPLKGEGDLPRV